In the Candidatus Cloacimonadota bacterium genome, CTATTATAGTTCTCCCTCAATTCTAAACTGCATCATTACCGATAATAATTCGGAAAATTCGGGAGGTGGTATTTATTGTGACTTTTCCAATCCGGTCATAGAGAATAATGAAATCTATAATAACAGTTCAGTTTCTTATGGTGGCGGTATTGCGAGTTATGATTCGAGTCCCCTAATAATTCATAATAATATTCATGACAATATAACAACACATACAAATTCCAGAGGAGGAGGACTTTATTTCAATCATTCTTCACCTTCAATAATAAATTGTAATATTTCTAATAATTGTTCCAACTCAGCAGGAGGTGGTATTTCATTCATGTATAATAATGGTTTTTTTTCAATGATCAATAATATAATGACTGGAAATTCTGCCTATAATGGAGGTGCTATTCAGATTCACAGTGCTGCAAATGGAATAATAATTAATAATCTAATAGTTGAAAATAATGCTATGGTCGGTGGAGGTATTCGTTTACAAACAACTTTTGTTTCTCCTTATTGTCCGGATATTATTAATTGTACGATCGCTAATAATCATTCTGAATTATATGGCGGTGGAATTTACTTCGCTGAATTTTCCAATTCTAATATCATAAACTCGATCATTTATGGAAATGAAGCAGAAACCGGAGAGCAGATTTGTTTGAACAGTTGGTATTCTGATCCGGATTTTTATTATTCAGATATTGAAGATGGCTTTAATGGATTCGGATTTACCGGAACTGCTTCAATTGAAGAATATGAAGGAGAATATGAAAACAATATCTTACTTGATCCGTTGTTCATTGAACCGGTAACATTTAATTACCATCTTGAAGAAACTTCTCCCTGTATTAATGCCGGAACTCCGGACACAACCGGATTAAGTCTTCCTGAATATGATTTAGCAGGAAATCCCAGAATTTATGATGAAATCATTGATATGGGATGCTATGAGTGGGATGGAACTTCAATTAATGAAGAATTAGAAATTAATAATGAAAGAATTAAACTTTCCAATTATCCCAATCCCTTCACTCCTTCCACCACCATCTCCTTCTCCATCTCCGAAAAAGACAAGAACAAACCTGTAACCTTAAATGTCTATAACATCAAAGGACAGAAAGTAAGATCTTTGGAGTGCATTAACTGTGTTAATGTAAAAGCGACGGAATCGCTTTACTCCATATCTTGGAATGGAACAGATAATTTTGAAAAACCGGTCAGTTCCGGAATTTATTTCTATCAATTAAAGATTGATGAAAGACCTGTTGCTACGAAGAAGTGCCTGTTGCTTAGATAAATCAAAAATATTCAATTCCGAGTCGTCGTCATTCCT is a window encoding:
- a CDS encoding T9SS type A sorting domain-containing protein, translated to YYSSPSILNCIITDNNSENSGGGIYCDFSNPVIENNEIYNNSSVSYGGGIASYDSSPLIIHNNIHDNITTHTNSRGGGLYFNHSSPSIINCNISNNCSNSAGGGISFMYNNGFFSMINNIMTGNSAYNGGAIQIHSAANGIIINNLIVENNAMVGGGIRLQTTFVSPYCPDIINCTIANNHSELYGGGIYFAEFSNSNIINSIIYGNEAETGEQICLNSWYSDPDFYYSDIEDGFNGFGFTGTASIEEYEGEYENNILLDPLFIEPVTFNYHLEETSPCINAGTPDTTGLSLPEYDLAGNPRIYDEIIDMGCYEWDGTSINEELEINNERIKLSNYPNPFTPSTTISFSISEKDKNKPVTLNVYNIKGQKVRSLECINCVNVKATESLYSISWNGTDNFEKPVSSGIYFYQLKIDERPVATKKCLLLR